The Heliorestis convoluta genome includes the window CTCTTAATTCTTGCTCCGTTGTTGGTTGCTGCAATTGACCACCTTCAACAACATCTAACCGTGGCTTTTCTTTCTTTTCAACTTCTTCAATAGCTACATGCACTTCTTCAGCACTGGCAATGCCACTACCAAGTAGAACATAGCCTAAGAAGCCCAATGCACGACCGATAACGCTTGTTTCAGCATTTTCAAAAGGATTTGTTGAATCCACACCGCCACCACCGACACCAAGCTTTGCTGTGGCCGTGACGCTTCCATGGATTTCTGAGTCAATTGTTACTCTTGCAAGTTTTAATTGGCTATCAAACTGAACTGGATGAATTGTAAGTTTGCAGCCTTTTTCTTTATGTTCGTGTCTTGCCCAAGCTACACGTGCCTCTACGGTTAAGTAAGGCTTGCTAACGCTTAGATAAGTGCCTTTGTCACTCGACCATAACCCTAAACTTTGAGCGACTTGATCAATAAAAATTTGTTGGTTGGCCATCTTTTGATTACGCTCAATGGCAACAATACCACCGTGTAACCACTCTGGAATTGCAGCCTTTGCCGAAGCAAACTCTTCACTTTCTTTGACCTTGATTGCCCTGGCTTTTTCGATAAGCCAACCTTGTGTCTGTTGCCCTTGGCCTCTTTGCTGGTTTGCTTGCACATCCATCATCCTTTCTTTTTTTGACTAAAACAAAAACCGCTTGCATGATTGATAGTAGAAATCAATTCGCACAAAGCGGTTTTGTTTCAATCTATGGTTTTCGTCGCTCTCCGAAAAACTGGAGAACATTTTAAACAAAAAAAGCCGTTGTGAAGTGCTTTTTGGGCACACTTCGACAACGGCTTTTTGTTTACTAAATCTGGTATGTGGTAAAACCACTACCTTTTTATGCAAGGATAGAACCCCTGCATAGACATCAATACGCGATGGCACCCTCACGTTGGGTATCCCGGAAGTTTGTAGAGTACAAACCATTTCAGTCCGAGACATCTGCATCTGGAATCACTCTTTAACAAAGTGTCCCTTTGCAGTTCGCTTGAACTTTGGCTCAAACTTAAGTAGAAACTACATTTTCATTGTAGCACAATTAATAGTTATACTCAAGAAATTTTAGGGTATTACAGTAGTCTGCCTTGTATATTTTTAAGAGAAAATTATGGGATTATACGACGAAATCCGCCATAAAGGCGACACTTTAAACGAAAGCCTCAAAACCTAAAATCCGTATTCTACTAACTCCCATTCATCACTATATCCGATACTAAGATGGCAGTTGATATTGCCTTTTTTGTCTTTAAAACACTTAACAATTTTACTGTATTTACTTAGTTCTCCTTTTATCTGAGCAATTGCAGCTTTATATGCTGACTTCTTCTCAACATTTCTTCCCCAACCAACTATAATTAGCTGAGAATTATTTAGAGCTTCTTTAATGTAATGCATATTGGGTTGCTCAAATTCATCTTTTCTGTTAATAAGGATGCTTGGGTCTTTTGATCTAAAGGAAAACAAGTTAACTATTTCAACAATGCCATATCCGCTGTAAATTAAATGATTGGTTAAATTCATAACTGTCTTATCCATTATTAGCTCTGTAGCATCACTGGGATTAATACCTATAAATGTTGCCCTTGGTTTATTCTCATCCCAAATCCTAGTTAGTGAGTATCTGTATTTTTCATCATCAGAATAAACAGCTATGTTTTTGATTGTGCCTTCTTTCCTTTTCAACTTATCTCCCCCAGTACATCTCAACTTCCTGATTTCTAAAGAAGACTCACTATGGAACGAGATGTAGCGAACTTGCTCTATTGAGCGACGATAAAAAAGTAACAGCCCTATTGGTTGGACTTATTGAAAAGTACATATTAAAAAAAATTACTAGATTAATAATATAATACAACCCTTATCTAATCTAGTAATTTGAAGTTTAAGTTTACAACCAATTCTTCAAGAGAGACTGTTGTTTGGCTAGTAAAATCTTTTAAGTCTTTCCATAACGCCCATCCACTATCAACGTTGTTAATATAACATATTGGATTACCATAGTCATCATTATCTATGTAACTTAAAAATCCATATCTTTCTAACATTTCATAATGCTTTGTCATTTCAATAACGTTTATGCCTGTAACCTGTTCTATTTCATGAAGAACTACCTTTAAACCATACATATTTTCTGTTGAGCGTTTTATCATTATGCAGAAAATCTGTCTTGTTGATTTTGGTAATTTTTTTAATTTTTCTGCCCAAAAATTGACCTCTTCCGAACATTCCTTTAGCTCAGAATTACTATTTCTCCAGCCCAATGTCTTATTAATTTTTTTACAGCAACTAGATAAGGTTATATCTGATAAGGTGGTTAAATCAGTTATTGAACTTTGTAACTTTGAAGCTATATCGGAAAACTTCTTTTCGTGTGATTCCTTCATATCTTTTAATCTATTAACAGGAAATTCATCAACTTTGTCGGTAATTTTATGATGCTCGTAACACATTAACATTAGATTATCAAAGCTACGACGTTCTTCATTTGTATGCTTTTCGTTAAATCTAGGTCCTCCTGGCATCGCGGCTTCTATATGACATACTTGGCCAACAAACACGCCTCCGGAGTTAATCATTACTTTTGTGCAACCTGGATAAGCACACTGATTACCAGATTTTAAGTATAGTTCTCTGAGTACTTCAATGGTTGGGGTTAATCTTTTAGATTTTTCTTTAGCCATTTAATCATCCTCTCAAATATTGTAAATAGATTAGATATACTTTTGTGTTTAGTTCTTTATCGTCGTTGACCAAGGTTAGTGTCTCGCATTAATTGCCTGTATTAAAACTGATATTATTTATTTACCCATATTCTGCTGACTATTTAACGTCAATCCCGCTTCCCTTGACCAAGACCAAGCCAGGGCTAGATGTTGAAGATTAGTCTGTGCATAAAATTACATTCCCAATTTATCATTAAACAGAAGTTCAATTATTCCATCATCATTATCTTTTTATATGTCTCACCCTTTCCAAAATAAACATATATTGCTAAATATAATTCTGAAAAGATTATTATGTATTATTGCTCTATCGACTCATTAATAAATTTTTGAAGAAACACAAAGAAAACCGCAGTAAATACTACATTAATAATGTAACTGATGAACATTTCTGTCTGAACAATTATTTTTATGATCTCACCTTTTGGTATAATATCCCCATAAGCAGAAGAGAAATAAGTACTAACACTAAAATAGAGACAATCGAATTTATTAATTACTTCATTACTTCCTGAATAAGCCAAATAGTTATTTTTACTTAACTGAAAGTAATAATCAGTATATGCATAATATATTGATGAGTATGATGCAATAACAGTTACAACTATTAGTAAAAACGATACTATAAGTATTATAACTCTATAATTTTTGAGATAAATGTATTTATCAAGAAAATTCAAATGCAGTCCAATATGAATAGCATTTATACACAATAGGATCAGTAATGTCAACATTAGAAACAATGAAAACAAAGTGTGAACCTGATTGTCTATTTTTAAGGAAGTTGATACTCCTAGAATAGAAAAACAAAGGATTCCAAAAGTAATTAATGAAACAACCATTCTTGTTGAAAACAGATAATTAAAAAACAACCATAAAACAGTTAATCCGACACATATAATAAGTATTTTTTCATTTATAGGTATACCTGTTATTTCTAACTTATTTAATATATTTATTGAAATATATATTAAAGTAGCTAGCGTACATAGATTTGCTATCTTTTTCTGAACTTGCATATACTTTTCCAATTAAATGCCCCCACACCAGTTACTTGTTTTGAAATTTATAACATTGTTTTATTATACATACTTGCATTTAGTTTCTTAAATATAATTATAATAGCAACTTATTCCACGTAATGTCAACCATTTGTGTAATCAATAGGACTTTTTTAAACACTCCTCTTCAATGATCTTAAAAAACAAAACACAGAGAACAAACATACTCATTTGTAATATCTAACCATAATAGTTGCTTAAAAACAGCCCCACAAAAATCCCCGTACTCTCTACAAAACTAACCACCTACGACCTCCAGCATACAGATTGGAATAGTAAACAAAGTTCGTTTAAAACTATATTAGAAGTTGTGGGCACTCAACAATCCAGACTGCACCCCAGTCATTTGCGTTAAAGAGATCGTAAAGGTTTTGAATTTTTATATTGAACTACTGATTAAAGTAGCATCTATTAAGATGAGCACATTCAAGTCCAGTGGCTCTAAGAACTCTTTAGCTTCTTCCAGCATATCTTCATCTGGAGCAATAAAAAGAATCTTCTTATCCCCCGCCCAACGTAACTCAAAAGCAAGATTGTATATCTCCATAGGATAATTCCGAGCCACAACAACATAATGCTCTTCGTTATCCATCGAAAACGAAGCCGTAAAAGGATTAGCATTTCTCGTTATCCAACTACAATGCTCCCTAACTGCTTCAGGCAATCTCACATAAATCATGTTACCTGTCATAATCTTTAAGGCTTGCAGCTCAGGCACCGCAGACGTACTGTTGGCACTATAAAAAGCAACTGACAAAGGATCACCTGTCCTAAGCCAGTTTTTCTTTATCTGATTCTTTTTTGCAAGTCTTTTCAAGCGACTTTTAGCGTTTTCAAGGTTCCCTTGCCAAAATAACTGAGCAATCTGCCAAGCTGTTAGATAATGCGTAGTTTCTAGGGTTTTAATTAGCTTTTTATCTCTATCGGTAAGATCAAAAGGGGGAGGGTCAATATTGACTCTCCCCCAGCTTATAGATTCAACTCTCTGTATCATTTGCTACTCCTTTTTTGCCACAAGGCATTCTTCCCTTTTCCTAAACATTCAATTTCACCAGCATGACTCATCTTATTTAATACTCTTTGAATTGTTGGTCTGCTGATATCAGGGCAACGTTCTAAAAGGTCCGCGATTCTAAACTTACTTTCCATCGTACTGATTACTTCTCTAACGTGCTTTTCCTTCCAACCTCGCTCCTGTCGAACCGTACCGACACGCTCTTCAAAGCGTTGATATGCTTTTAGAATCATATTGAGAAAATAAGTGAGCCAAGGAATAATGTCATGTTTTCCTTCGTGCCATCCTTGAGAAGACTTTTCCAAGGTCTCATAATATGATTC containing:
- a CDS encoding ion channel; its protein translation is MEKYMQVQKKIANLCTLATLIYISINILNKLEITGIPINEKILIICVGLTVLWLFFNYLFSTRMVVSLITFGILCFSILGVSTSLKIDNQVHTLFSLFLMLTLLILLCINAIHIGLHLNFLDKYIYLKNYRVIILIVSFLLIVVTVIASYSSIYYAYTDYYFQLSKNNYLAYSGSNEVINKFDCLYFSVSTYFSSAYGDIIPKGEIIKIIVQTEMFISYIINVVFTAVFFVFLQKFINESIEQ
- a CDS encoding DUF1643 domain-containing protein, translated to MKRKEGTIKNIAVYSDDEKYRYSLTRIWDENKPRATFIGINPSDATELIMDKTVMNLTNHLIYSGYGIVEIVNLFSFRSKDPSILINRKDEFEQPNMHYIKEALNNSQLIIVGWGRNVEKKSAYKAAIAQIKGELSKYSKIVKCFKDKKGNINCHLSIGYSDEWELVEYGF